In one Corallococcus sp. EGB genomic region, the following are encoded:
- a CDS encoding cyclic nucleotide-binding and patatin-like phospholipase domain-containing protein, whose amino-acid sequence MASPLTVDERRRWLYTLKQAPALRHTRASVLLRLLERARQVEPLPGEGICREGEPVDGVYLLRSGEWRVTAGGTLLLHLRSGMSLGVEALARGTWPVTVTAESASHALFLSRADLEAVVAVPRPGGAAPGADVVTFQAQGLDLPPAVLSVLVELVAKVMVHDFGDRVLLVRAGTKRMDSAVRGADGVFRRTSGPHAPLLLEGEDFDCVLVEGVPVPEGLRPREVWLVPPGAEAVHAGAPGAPVLPTVLLSPWRPQGSPTLQGRPLPEEDGWDEQAPPPGCRLRLDWERLVVRPGDARPLEALGLDAGTRDALSRWARAITGRRVGLALSGGGVWGFYHVHLLRRLAALDVPVDLLSSASMGSLVGAYYCGTARDGREGLDGLRRLQHRARGGHLSAAALSSVVTTQAMEWLVRGDLGDLALEELPMGFLPVTTDLTTGRCVVLEKGPLALAVRASGSAPGVWAPTLQPPARYVDGAFTSMVPVDVLLDAGADLVFSSNIFPSGHHHAARPLLPGAVGLFLSALNPVARAKDLLASGVLLLHRNGDLESARGDLRYDVGARDQPLLGAMRFTHVDEVLDEAARDMGLEQKLLELKQAWESLRTRGHAAGGRRAA is encoded by the coding sequence ATGGCTTCTCCCCTGACTGTCGATGAGCGGCGTCGGTGGCTGTACACGTTGAAGCAAGCCCCCGCGCTGCGCCACACGCGTGCGTCCGTGCTGCTCCGCCTGCTGGAAAGGGCCCGGCAGGTGGAGCCCCTGCCGGGCGAGGGCATCTGCCGCGAGGGCGAGCCGGTGGACGGCGTCTACCTCCTGCGCTCGGGCGAGTGGCGGGTGACTGCGGGAGGGACGCTGCTGCTGCACCTGCGCTCGGGAATGTCGCTGGGCGTGGAGGCGCTCGCGCGCGGCACGTGGCCCGTCACGGTGACGGCGGAGTCCGCGTCGCACGCGCTCTTCCTTTCTCGTGCGGACCTGGAGGCGGTGGTGGCGGTGCCGCGCCCTGGCGGTGCGGCGCCGGGAGCGGACGTGGTGACGTTCCAGGCGCAGGGGCTGGACCTGCCGCCCGCGGTGCTGTCCGTGCTGGTGGAGCTGGTGGCCAAGGTGATGGTCCACGACTTCGGGGATCGCGTGCTGCTCGTGCGCGCGGGGACGAAGCGCATGGACAGCGCGGTGCGCGGCGCGGACGGCGTGTTCCGCCGCACGTCCGGCCCGCATGCGCCGCTCCTGCTGGAGGGGGAGGACTTCGACTGCGTGCTGGTGGAGGGCGTGCCGGTGCCGGAAGGGCTGAGGCCCCGCGAGGTGTGGCTCGTGCCTCCCGGCGCGGAGGCGGTTCACGCGGGGGCGCCGGGTGCGCCGGTGCTGCCCACGGTGCTGCTGTCGCCGTGGCGTCCGCAGGGCAGCCCGACGCTGCAGGGGCGCCCGCTGCCGGAAGAGGACGGGTGGGACGAGCAGGCGCCGCCGCCCGGGTGCAGGCTGCGGCTGGACTGGGAACGCCTGGTGGTGCGGCCCGGGGACGCGCGGCCGCTGGAGGCGCTGGGCCTGGACGCGGGGACGCGGGACGCGCTGTCGCGGTGGGCGCGCGCCATCACCGGCCGGCGCGTGGGGCTGGCGCTCAGCGGCGGCGGCGTGTGGGGCTTCTACCACGTGCACCTGTTGCGCAGGCTGGCCGCGCTGGACGTGCCGGTGGACCTGCTCAGCAGCGCCAGCATGGGCTCGCTGGTGGGCGCGTACTACTGCGGCACGGCGCGCGACGGACGCGAGGGCCTGGACGGCCTGCGCCGGCTCCAGCACCGGGCCCGGGGCGGGCACCTGTCCGCCGCGGCGCTGTCCTCCGTGGTGACGACGCAGGCCATGGAGTGGCTGGTGCGCGGCGACCTGGGGGACCTGGCGCTGGAGGAGCTGCCCATGGGCTTCCTGCCGGTGACGACGGACCTGACCACGGGCCGCTGCGTGGTGCTGGAGAAGGGGCCGCTGGCGCTGGCGGTGCGCGCGAGCGGATCCGCGCCGGGCGTCTGGGCGCCCACGCTGCAACCTCCCGCGCGCTACGTGGACGGGGCCTTCACCAGCATGGTGCCGGTGGACGTGCTGCTGGACGCGGGCGCGGACCTGGTCTTCTCCAGCAACATCTTCCCCTCGGGCCACCACCACGCCGCGCGGCCGCTGCTGCCGGGAGCGGTGGGGCTGTTCCTCTCCGCGCTCAACCCGGTGGCGCGGGCGAAGGACCTGCTGGCGAGCGGCGTGCTGCTGCTGCACCGCAACGGCGACCTGGAGTCCGCGCGCGGGGACCTGAGATACGACGTGGGCGCGCGCGACCAGCCGCTGCTCGGCGCCATGCGCTTCACGCACGTGGACGAGGTGCTGGACGAGGCCGCGCGCGACATGGGCCTGGAGCAGAAGCTGCTGGAGCTCAAGCAGGCCTGGGAGTCGCTGCGCACGCGCGGGCACGCGGCCGGTGGAAGGCGGGCCGCGTGA
- a CDS encoding efflux RND transporter permease subunit — protein sequence MFTDFFIKRPVFSSVLSILITLVGAISIPSLAIEQYPELALPQVQITATYTGASAETVESAVTTVLERQLNGMEGMRYMSSTSTNDGQCTITATFDPSRNVDLAAVDVQNRVATATPQLPAAVNALGVTVRKAQTQLLVSFGVYDAEKRYDTEFLSNYADVYIRDALLRVKGVGDVRIFGERRFAMRLWLDPTELARRNLTAQDVVSALQEQNVQVGAGKVGQAPSAKDQAYQLSLQVKGQLTSPEEFGAIVIQRGADGALVRVRDVGSVQLGAESYQQLLRFNGQDAVGLGITQLPGSNALAVREGVEAELKRLSANFPPGLSYKVAFDTTAAVSASIDEVLHALGEAILLVILVIFIFLHGWRSVLVAVTTLPVSLVGTFMFVRAFGFSLNTLTLFGLTLATGLVVDDAIVVIENVERVIEHEKVDAKEATHRGMQQVAGVVVATALVLSAVFIPVSFFPGTTGAIYRQFALTIAFSISLSALVALTLSPALCARILRPNEGQKFVLARKFDQGLDSLRRGYGKLLGLMLGKARWIVVAIFAAFLVGTGLLYRSTPTGFIPDEDQGYVIIAVQGPEGTSLEYTRNVLIQVEDIVKQQQEVTEIFTVGGFSLLGTGANYGSLFINLKPWEERKSKESSVAGLIERLRGPLSAVGGARVQPLQPPAIRGVGSVGGFEFVLEDQQGDRTLDEIAQATQALVGKAGQEKQLRGVFSAFTAGSPQLNIDVDREKAKALGVPLSSVFSTLQVYLGSQYVNDFTFSNRVYRVFVQAATPFRDNPKDIGSLYVRSATGAMVPLEALVKVTPITTAPNITHYNLYRSANINGQGAPGVSTGQALDTMEQVAKQALPPGFTYEWTGLSLEQKSAGNTVLVIFALGIVFVFLVLSAQYESFALPFVVMLAVPVAMMGALLLQNLRGLVNDVFCQVGLVMLVGLASKNAILIVEFGEQLRAQGQGVVESAINAAETRLRPILMTSFAFLFGVVPLMLASGAGASARKSLGTAVFGGMLFSTFVNLIFIPVLYALVEGGRTRILKHRKHGNSPNGPNNPPPPSIPPEGEPPRPQPA from the coding sequence ATGTTCACCGACTTCTTCATCAAGCGCCCCGTCTTCTCCAGCGTGCTGTCCATCCTCATCACGCTGGTGGGCGCCATCTCCATTCCCAGCCTCGCCATCGAGCAGTACCCGGAGCTGGCGCTGCCGCAGGTGCAGATCACCGCCACGTACACCGGCGCGTCCGCGGAGACGGTGGAGAGCGCCGTCACCACCGTGCTGGAGCGCCAGCTCAACGGCATGGAGGGCATGCGCTACATGTCCTCCACCAGCACCAACGACGGCCAGTGCACCATCACCGCGACGTTCGACCCGTCACGCAACGTGGACCTGGCCGCGGTGGACGTGCAGAACCGGGTGGCCACCGCGACGCCGCAGCTGCCCGCCGCGGTGAACGCGCTGGGCGTCACGGTGCGCAAGGCGCAGACGCAGCTGCTCGTCTCCTTCGGCGTCTATGACGCGGAGAAGCGCTACGACACGGAGTTCCTCAGCAACTACGCGGACGTCTACATCCGCGACGCGCTCTTGCGCGTGAAGGGCGTGGGCGACGTGCGCATCTTCGGCGAGCGCCGCTTCGCCATGCGCCTGTGGCTGGACCCCACGGAGCTGGCCCGCCGCAACCTCACCGCGCAGGACGTGGTGAGCGCGCTGCAGGAGCAGAACGTCCAGGTGGGCGCGGGCAAGGTGGGACAGGCGCCGTCCGCCAAGGACCAGGCGTACCAGCTGTCCCTCCAGGTGAAGGGCCAGCTGACGTCCCCGGAAGAGTTCGGCGCCATCGTCATCCAGCGCGGCGCGGACGGCGCCCTGGTGCGCGTGCGCGACGTGGGCAGCGTGCAGCTGGGCGCGGAGAGCTACCAGCAGCTGCTGCGCTTCAACGGCCAGGACGCGGTGGGCCTGGGCATCACGCAGCTGCCCGGCTCCAACGCGCTGGCGGTGCGCGAGGGCGTGGAGGCGGAGCTCAAGCGGCTGTCCGCCAACTTCCCGCCGGGCCTCTCCTACAAGGTGGCCTTCGACACCACGGCCGCGGTGAGCGCCTCCATCGACGAGGTGCTCCACGCGCTGGGCGAGGCCATCCTCCTGGTCATCCTGGTCATCTTCATCTTCCTGCACGGCTGGCGCAGCGTGCTGGTGGCGGTGACGACGCTGCCGGTGTCACTCGTGGGCACGTTCATGTTCGTCCGGGCGTTCGGCTTCTCCCTCAACACGCTGACGCTCTTCGGCCTGACGCTGGCCACGGGCCTGGTGGTGGATGACGCCATCGTGGTCATCGAGAACGTGGAGCGCGTCATCGAGCACGAGAAGGTGGACGCGAAGGAGGCCACGCACCGGGGCATGCAGCAGGTGGCCGGCGTGGTGGTGGCCACCGCGCTGGTGCTGTCCGCGGTGTTCATCCCGGTGTCCTTCTTCCCCGGCACCACGGGCGCCATCTACCGCCAGTTCGCGCTCACCATCGCGTTCTCCATCAGCCTCTCCGCGCTCGTCGCGCTCACCCTGTCCCCCGCGCTGTGCGCGCGCATCCTGCGCCCCAACGAGGGCCAGAAGTTCGTGCTGGCGCGCAAGTTCGACCAGGGCCTGGACTCGCTCCGGCGCGGCTACGGGAAGCTGCTGGGCCTGATGCTGGGCAAGGCGCGGTGGATCGTCGTGGCCATCTTCGCCGCGTTCCTCGTGGGCACGGGCCTGCTCTACCGGTCCACGCCCACGGGCTTCATCCCGGATGAAGACCAGGGCTACGTCATCATCGCGGTGCAGGGCCCGGAGGGCACGTCGCTGGAGTACACGCGCAACGTCCTCATCCAGGTGGAGGACATCGTCAAGCAGCAGCAGGAGGTGACGGAGATCTTCACCGTGGGCGGCTTCTCGCTGCTGGGCACGGGCGCCAACTACGGCTCGCTCTTCATCAACCTGAAGCCCTGGGAGGAGCGCAAGTCAAAGGAGTCCAGCGTCGCGGGCCTGATCGAGCGCCTGCGCGGCCCCCTGAGCGCCGTGGGCGGCGCGCGCGTGCAGCCCCTGCAACCGCCCGCCATCCGCGGCGTGGGCAGCGTGGGCGGCTTCGAGTTCGTGCTGGAGGACCAGCAGGGCGACCGCACGCTGGATGAGATTGCGCAGGCCACCCAGGCCCTGGTGGGCAAGGCGGGCCAGGAGAAGCAGCTGCGCGGCGTGTTCTCCGCGTTCACCGCGGGCTCGCCGCAGCTGAACATCGACGTGGACCGGGAGAAGGCCAAGGCCCTGGGCGTGCCGCTGTCCTCGGTGTTCTCCACGCTCCAGGTGTACCTGGGCAGTCAGTACGTGAACGACTTCACCTTCTCCAACCGCGTCTACCGCGTGTTCGTGCAGGCCGCGACGCCCTTCCGTGACAACCCGAAGGACATCGGCAGCCTCTACGTGCGCTCGGCCACCGGGGCCATGGTGCCGCTGGAGGCGCTGGTGAAGGTGACGCCCATCACCACGGCGCCCAACATCACGCACTACAACCTCTACCGCTCCGCGAACATCAACGGCCAGGGCGCGCCCGGCGTCTCCACCGGACAGGCGCTCGACACCATGGAGCAGGTGGCGAAGCAGGCCCTGCCGCCGGGCTTCACCTACGAGTGGACGGGCCTGTCCCTGGAGCAGAAGAGCGCGGGCAACACCGTGCTCGTCATCTTCGCGCTGGGCATCGTGTTCGTGTTCCTGGTGCTGTCCGCGCAGTACGAGAGCTTCGCCCTGCCCTTCGTCGTCATGCTCGCGGTGCCCGTCGCGATGATGGGCGCGCTCCTGCTCCAGAACCTGCGCGGCCTGGTGAACGACGTGTTCTGTCAGGTGGGTCTGGTGATGCTGGTGGGCCTCGCGTCGAAGAACGCCATCCTCATCGTGGAGTTCGGCGAGCAGCTGCGCGCGCAGGGCCAGGGCGTGGTGGAGTCCGCCATCAACGCCGCGGAGACGCGCCTGCGCCCCATCCTGATGACGTCCTTCGCGTTCCTCTTCGGCGTGGTGCCGCTGATGCTGGCCAGCGGCGCGGGCGCCTCCGCGCGCAAGTCGCTGGGCACGGCCGTCTTCGGCGGCATGCTCTTCTCCACCTTCGTGAACCTCATCTTCATCCCCGTGCTCTACGCGCTGGTGGAGGGAGGGCGCACGAGGATCCTGAAACACCGCAAGCACGGCAATTCACCGAATGGTCCGAACAACCCGCCGCCGCCGTCCATCCCTCCGGAGGGGGAGCCGCCGCGACCCCAGCCGGCGTAG
- a CDS encoding TolC family protein, with amino-acid sequence MHALVFAALLVPAGVPGEGTAAPGSEPTPPLVAQYTAPPQRAPPAPPPPTPPVAPPNVQAPSAPAPNAPALNLPEQPPAAPAPTPPAPNARPPAQPPGRPRTPAAQNPDDVPEVPPPFHANVSDPLLAPPPPAPQVLQSWNEALTLLRQRSPDLQAALGQVEVAAGTWRIALSNLLPNVTGNLTVQYNVLNPGLVAFGGGTGGAVPGTGGFTPTELLGVGILTANVPVVDLASLYALGSAKQSRRTAALSLAETRRQLTRGLAQALVSVSSTERLAEVNRVNLRTALERLALAQRRFELGAGTRLDVVRVEQDAEVARRNVVTGDEDLRRARESLGLALGTPSAVGLKPGLELTTLLQGAKATCRTLEELENRPDIAAARSRLVVAERAIGEVRRQYLPTLDLTSSTTALTVNPGFAEVPIWNVGASLVLPFWDGGAREGRMRQARGQLEQARADSTARERNIVIEVTQAKRAVQVTQETRELAERQRGLAEENDRLTRRSFEVGTGTSLELVDAAGALRQAELELVIRDFQYRQAVVDAFLSEAACDW; translated from the coding sequence ATGCATGCGCTCGTGTTCGCAGCCCTGCTCGTCCCCGCCGGAGTCCCCGGCGAGGGGACAGCCGCGCCCGGCTCCGAACCCACCCCGCCGCTCGTCGCGCAGTACACCGCGCCACCGCAACGGGCTCCACCCGCGCCTCCACCGCCCACGCCTCCCGTCGCGCCCCCGAACGTCCAGGCTCCGAGCGCGCCCGCGCCCAATGCCCCCGCCCTGAACCTCCCCGAGCAGCCTCCGGCTGCCCCGGCTCCCACCCCGCCCGCGCCGAACGCTCGGCCTCCCGCGCAGCCACCCGGCCGGCCCCGCACGCCCGCGGCCCAGAACCCGGACGACGTTCCAGAAGTGCCGCCACCGTTCCATGCGAACGTGTCGGATCCGCTGCTCGCGCCCCCGCCTCCCGCGCCCCAGGTCCTCCAGTCCTGGAACGAAGCGCTCACGCTGCTGCGCCAGCGCTCCCCCGACCTCCAGGCGGCCCTGGGCCAGGTCGAGGTCGCCGCGGGCACGTGGCGCATCGCGCTCTCCAACCTGCTGCCCAACGTCACCGGCAACCTGACCGTCCAGTACAACGTCCTCAACCCGGGCCTCGTCGCCTTCGGCGGGGGCACGGGCGGCGCGGTGCCGGGCACCGGGGGCTTCACCCCCACGGAGCTGCTGGGCGTGGGCATCCTCACCGCCAACGTGCCCGTGGTGGACCTGGCCAGCCTCTACGCCCTGGGCAGCGCCAAGCAGTCCCGGCGCACCGCCGCCCTGTCGCTCGCGGAGACGCGCCGGCAGCTCACCCGCGGGCTCGCGCAGGCGCTGGTCTCCGTGTCCTCCACCGAGCGCCTGGCGGAGGTCAACCGCGTCAACCTGCGCACCGCGCTGGAGCGGCTGGCCCTGGCACAGCGCCGCTTCGAGTTGGGCGCCGGCACCCGCCTGGACGTCGTCCGCGTGGAGCAGGACGCCGAGGTGGCCCGCCGCAACGTCGTCACCGGCGACGAGGACCTGCGCAGGGCGCGCGAGTCCCTGGGCCTGGCCCTGGGCACCCCGTCCGCCGTGGGCCTCAAGCCGGGCCTCGAACTGACCACGCTGCTCCAGGGCGCGAAGGCCACCTGCCGCACGCTGGAGGAGCTGGAGAACCGCCCGGACATCGCCGCCGCGCGGTCGCGCCTGGTGGTGGCCGAGCGCGCCATCGGCGAGGTGCGTCGCCAGTACTTGCCCACCCTGGACCTCACCAGCAGCACCACCGCGCTCACCGTCAACCCGGGCTTCGCGGAGGTGCCCATCTGGAACGTCGGCGCCAGCCTGGTGCTGCCCTTCTGGGACGGCGGCGCGCGCGAGGGCCGCATGCGCCAGGCCCGGGGCCAACTGGAGCAGGCCCGCGCGGACAGCACCGCCCGCGAGCGCAACATCGTCATCGAAGTCACCCAGGCGAAGCGCGCCGTGCAGGTGACCCAGGAGACGCGCGAACTGGCGGAACGCCAGCGCGGGCTCGCGGAAGAGAACGACCGGCTCACCCGCCGCAGCTTCGAGGTGGGCACGGGAACGAGCCTGGAGCTGGTGGACGCGGCCGGGGCCCTGCGGCAGGCCGAACTGGAGCTCGTCATCCGCGACTTCCAGTACCGCCAGGCCGTGGTGGATGCATTCCTGTCGGAGGCGGCATGCGATTGGTGA
- a CDS encoding HEAT repeat domain-containing protein, whose protein sequence is MRSSRPVLVALAVVVLAAGLFFFLRPSGPSAPAVAQAPAPAPATPLDAGSVAAPAPVKTVEAPAAKPNHFVGSQVCADCHEEQHTGWKHDWHARALSPATKPYVAGTFTAGTHFQGESSEAWMRRDGNTYLMRTKGADGNLGEWPVQWLVGGKRMQDPITLLPDGRWQVLPVYFHVTGKGEWVDYSEKKQGALTPDHPFFWANFRRSAQHACMDCHVTGLDARYDRASHQWETTFADAGVACESCHGPGGRHAESQLPADIIQPAKLSKDESFAVCAQCHGPRRTLFPMLDAKHHFQPGQRYDASYQPMVVLVGNDRSGDFFSDGRPSTSSFEYQALLQSKCHLKGGATCLTCHTAPHDASAPNEVKKQKPVVARTSVNATTCQGCHQEVVAQGEQHTHHKAAAAQDCLSCHMPPVVSGVLDHFADHALDVPAPQNTARHDIPNACNTCHAKQTPDAMQAALVKWWPKAEARQERRLRLADAFDEKTAAQSRGALEAVLADTAEAGTLRGVAAQLLARRFKHDAVPALRAALKGTTDPTLRSDIIDGLGSANAREATEDLVPLMHDASLWVRQGATLTLAAFGDPRAMPALQALATEPETRGLVQPHVMLGQLAMRRRDVATATREFEQALDLQPYNADVLVRLADLYMVQGDAAKGRERLEEALRFDPQNRFAKQRLGMIPAR, encoded by the coding sequence ATGCGCTCCTCTCGCCCTGTCCTTGTCGCCCTCGCGGTGGTGGTCCTCGCGGCGGGCCTGTTCTTCTTCCTGCGCCCCTCGGGCCCCTCCGCGCCCGCGGTGGCCCAGGCGCCCGCGCCTGCTCCGGCGACGCCGCTGGACGCGGGCAGCGTCGCCGCGCCCGCGCCGGTGAAGACGGTGGAGGCGCCGGCCGCGAAGCCGAATCACTTCGTGGGCTCGCAGGTGTGCGCGGACTGCCACGAGGAGCAGCACACCGGCTGGAAGCATGACTGGCACGCGCGCGCGCTGTCGCCCGCGACGAAGCCGTACGTGGCCGGCACGTTCACGGCGGGCACGCACTTCCAGGGCGAGTCCAGCGAGGCGTGGATGCGCCGCGACGGAAACACGTACCTGATGCGCACCAAGGGCGCGGACGGGAACCTGGGGGAGTGGCCGGTGCAGTGGCTGGTGGGCGGCAAGCGGATGCAGGACCCCATCACGCTGTTGCCGGACGGCCGCTGGCAGGTGCTGCCGGTGTACTTCCACGTGACGGGCAAGGGCGAGTGGGTGGACTACTCGGAGAAGAAGCAGGGGGCGCTGACGCCGGACCACCCGTTCTTCTGGGCGAACTTCCGCCGCAGCGCGCAGCACGCGTGCATGGACTGCCACGTGACGGGACTGGACGCGCGCTATGACCGGGCGAGCCACCAGTGGGAGACGACGTTCGCGGACGCGGGCGTCGCGTGCGAGTCCTGCCACGGACCCGGCGGACGGCACGCGGAGTCGCAGCTGCCGGCGGACATCATCCAGCCGGCGAAGCTGTCGAAGGACGAGTCCTTCGCGGTGTGCGCGCAGTGCCACGGGCCGCGCCGCACGCTGTTCCCCATGCTGGACGCGAAGCACCACTTCCAGCCCGGCCAGCGCTACGACGCGAGCTATCAGCCCATGGTGGTGCTGGTGGGCAACGACCGCTCCGGGGACTTCTTCTCGGACGGGCGGCCCAGCACCTCCAGCTTCGAGTACCAGGCGCTCCTCCAGTCCAAGTGCCACCTGAAGGGCGGGGCCACGTGCCTGACGTGCCACACGGCGCCGCACGACGCGAGCGCGCCCAACGAGGTGAAGAAGCAGAAGCCGGTGGTGGCGCGCACGTCGGTGAACGCGACGACGTGCCAGGGTTGTCATCAGGAGGTGGTGGCGCAGGGCGAGCAGCACACGCACCACAAGGCGGCGGCGGCGCAGGACTGCCTGTCGTGTCACATGCCGCCGGTGGTGTCGGGCGTGCTGGACCACTTCGCGGACCACGCGCTGGACGTGCCGGCGCCCCAGAACACGGCGCGCCATGACATCCCCAACGCGTGCAACACCTGCCACGCGAAGCAGACGCCGGACGCGATGCAGGCGGCGCTGGTGAAGTGGTGGCCGAAGGCGGAGGCGCGGCAGGAGCGGCGGCTGCGGCTGGCGGACGCGTTCGACGAGAAGACGGCGGCGCAGAGCCGGGGGGCGCTGGAGGCGGTGCTGGCGGACACGGCGGAGGCGGGCACGCTGCGGGGCGTCGCGGCGCAGCTGCTGGCGCGCCGGTTCAAGCACGACGCGGTGCCGGCGCTGCGGGCGGCGTTGAAGGGCACGACGGACCCCACGCTGCGTTCGGACATCATCGACGGGCTGGGCTCGGCGAACGCGCGCGAGGCGACGGAGGACCTGGTGCCGCTGATGCATGACGCCTCGCTGTGGGTGCGGCAGGGCGCGACGCTGACGCTGGCGGCGTTCGGGGATCCGCGGGCGATGCCGGCCCTGCAGGCGCTGGCGACGGAGCCGGAGACGCGCGGGCTGGTGCAGCCGCACGTGATGCTGGGGCAGCTGGCCATGCGCCGCAGGGACGTGGCCACGGCGACGCGCGAGTTCGAACAGGCGCTGGACCTGCAGCCCTACAACGCGGACGTGCTGGTGCGGCTGGCGGACCTCTACATGGTCCAGGGTGACGCGGCGAAGGGCCGCGAGCGGTTGGAAGAGGCGCTCCGGTTCGATCCGCAGAACCGCTTCGCGAAGCAGCGGCTGGGCATGATTCCGGCGCGGTGA
- a CDS encoding efflux RND transporter periplasmic adaptor subunit: MRLVRGGWGAWGLVLALTAGGCSGGKEPGQASPGGGPRAGQQGQGGGKPMPVQVMTVKPGLVRDTGEYVGTLISRRSITVFPQVAGYIQKITVRPGDTVKAGQVLLVVDPRQEQAALRATQAQKASAVASREFARRTRERSAQLLREGLVSRQDYDQAVAQAEQADAQARAVEAQIQNQQVQLGYFNVSAPFDGVVGNIPVKLGDYVTPQSALTILDQSRALELSVQVPVDQAARVKIGQTPLEVLNEDGAPLVRAPAFFVAPTPDPNTQLVEVKAAFDNTVGLRAGQLVRAQLVYDRRDALKMPTTAVTRQGSQSFAMVVGEGDAGTVVKRQPVTLGLVEGNDYEVLKGLDAGTQVIISGVQQLRDGMPIQPRPAPQAQGQMEGMPLPPAQGTGGGADAGR; the protein is encoded by the coding sequence ATGCGATTGGTGAGGGGCGGTTGGGGCGCATGGGGGCTCGTCCTCGCGCTGACGGCGGGCGGGTGCAGCGGCGGCAAGGAGCCCGGTCAGGCCTCACCCGGAGGAGGCCCCCGGGCAGGACAGCAGGGCCAGGGCGGCGGCAAGCCCATGCCCGTGCAGGTGATGACGGTGAAGCCCGGCCTGGTGCGCGACACCGGCGAGTACGTGGGCACCCTCATCTCCCGGCGCAGCATCACCGTCTTCCCGCAGGTCGCCGGCTACATCCAGAAGATCACCGTCCGCCCCGGCGACACGGTGAAGGCCGGCCAGGTGCTGCTCGTCGTGGATCCGCGCCAGGAGCAGGCCGCCTTGCGCGCCACGCAGGCCCAGAAGGCCTCCGCCGTCGCCAGCCGCGAGTTCGCGCGCAGGACGCGCGAGCGCAGCGCGCAGCTCCTGCGGGAAGGGCTCGTCAGCCGCCAGGACTACGACCAGGCCGTGGCCCAGGCCGAGCAGGCCGACGCCCAGGCCCGGGCGGTGGAGGCGCAGATCCAGAACCAGCAGGTGCAGCTGGGCTACTTCAACGTGAGCGCCCCCTTCGACGGCGTGGTGGGCAACATCCCGGTGAAGCTGGGTGACTACGTGACGCCCCAGTCCGCGCTCACCATCTTGGACCAGAGCCGCGCGCTGGAGCTGTCCGTGCAGGTCCCGGTGGACCAGGCCGCGCGGGTGAAGATTGGACAGACGCCGCTGGAGGTCCTCAACGAAGACGGCGCGCCCCTCGTCCGCGCGCCCGCTTTCTTCGTCGCCCCCACGCCCGACCCGAACACGCAGCTGGTGGAGGTGAAGGCCGCCTTCGACAACACCGTGGGCCTGCGCGCGGGCCAGCTGGTGCGCGCGCAGCTCGTCTACGACAGGCGCGACGCCTTGAAGATGCCCACCACCGCGGTGACGCGGCAGGGCAGCCAGTCCTTCGCCATGGTGGTGGGGGAAGGCGACGCGGGCACCGTGGTGAAGCGCCAGCCGGTGACGCTGGGGCTGGTGGAGGGCAACGACTACGAGGTGCTGAAGGGATTGGACGCGGGCACCCAGGTCATCATCAGCGGGGTGCAGCAGCTGCGGGACGGCATGCCCATCCAGCCGAGGCCCGCGCCGCAGGCGCAGGGCCAGATGGAAGGCATGCCCCTGCCCCCCGCCCAGGGCACGGGCGGCGGCGCGGACGCGGGGCGGTAG
- a CDS encoding alpha/beta fold hydrolase: MPMRSVNGTRLYYEDTGGSGDVVLFSHGLLWSTRLFDPQVEALRGRFRCIAYDHRGQGQSDVPPEKVIDMETVYADAVALIESLGVAPVHFVGLSMGGFVGQRIAARRPELLRSLVLLETSTDPEPPANVPRYTALNLIARYVGLGPVVTPVMRIMFGTSFLTDPGRAEERALWRARLKGNRRDIYRAVNGVLQRKGIPEELPRIRTPTLVIVGEEDRATVPQKAERIHSLIPGSKLVRLSRGGHSSTVEEPALVNAELAPFLTRHASNQAAHAG, from the coding sequence ATGCCCATGCGGTCCGTGAATGGAACCCGGCTGTATTACGAGGACACCGGCGGCTCTGGAGACGTGGTGCTCTTCAGTCACGGGCTCCTCTGGAGCACCCGGCTGTTCGACCCGCAGGTGGAGGCCCTGCGCGGCCGCTTCCGCTGCATCGCGTACGACCACCGGGGGCAGGGCCAGAGCGACGTGCCCCCGGAGAAGGTCATCGACATGGAGACGGTGTACGCGGACGCCGTGGCGCTCATCGAGTCGCTGGGCGTCGCCCCCGTCCACTTCGTGGGCCTGTCCATGGGCGGCTTCGTGGGCCAGCGAATCGCGGCGCGCCGGCCGGAGCTGCTGCGCTCGCTGGTGCTCCTGGAGACGTCCACCGACCCCGAGCCCCCCGCCAACGTCCCGCGCTACACGGCGCTCAACCTCATCGCGCGCTACGTGGGCCTGGGCCCCGTCGTCACGCCGGTGATGCGCATCATGTTCGGCACGTCATTCCTCACCGACCCGGGCCGGGCGGAGGAGCGGGCGCTGTGGCGCGCGCGGCTCAAGGGCAACCGCCGCGACATCTACCGCGCCGTCAACGGCGTCCTCCAGCGCAAGGGCATCCCGGAGGAGCTGCCGCGCATCCGCACGCCCACGCTCGTCATCGTGGGCGAGGAGGACCGCGCCACGGTGCCTCAGAAGGCGGAGCGCATTCACTCGCTCATCCCCGGCTCGAAGCTGGTGCGTCTGTCGCGCGGAGGGCACTCGTCCACCGTGGAGGAGCCGGCGCTCGTGAACGCGGAGCTCGCTCCCTTTCTGACCCGGCACGCATCCAACCAGGCCGCGCACGCGGGCTGA